The genomic region AGATGCGGATATGATACTTTTCTTGTATCGCGATGATGTGTATCAAAAGCACGATGATAAGCAGCGTCTCGCGCGCTTGAAAAAAGAGGGTAAGGAAAAGGAGTTTAAGCCTGAATACCAAGAAAAAGAAATCGAGCCTGCCGAAATCATTGTGGCAAAAAACCGCAATGGCGAGACAAAGTCCGTGTATGTGCAGTTTAATAAACGCTTCACGCGCTTTGAAGACAAGCATAGAGGTGATGGAGAGAATATAGCGCATACACAGACGCGCTTTGAGCCAGATTCTGAAAATGGCGGCGTAAGGCTGGATGTCAATGAAGTGACAAATTTAGCCAAGCAGTTTGAATAGCTTAGAATCTATGGCGCGCGGATTGTGTTAAGTGGATTATCTTAAGCGGAGCAAATAGCCGTCGTTTTGTGCTTGCAAGTCATAGTCATATTGTCCATCAAGCTCTAAAGTAATGCGGTAAAAATCATCGTGGCTTGTAAGCGCAATGCTTTTAAAATATTTTTTATCCACTGCAAGATTTTCATTTAGCGCCTTGTCTAAATCATCAAAGTCAAGCACTATGCGATAAGGTGCGGGTAAAAGAAAATTGCGGAGAACTTTACGCTTTGTGACGATAAAAAGGGTGTTTTCGTTGAAATTAAACTCAAATACGCCAAGATTAAATCGATTTTCACTTGTATATTGCGCACCTATGGCATTTTGTGAAAGGCGTAAAGGATAATGCCAATCGATGCTTTTTTCAAGTTCGATTTCTTTCACACTCTGCGTCCCATCGATGTTTTGATAAGTAATGCTGACTTTTTTTACAATGCGTGCGGTGGATGGCAACTCAATATCGATATTTTTTAGAATCTCATTCTTTAACTCTTTGTGGCTGTGAATTCCCTCTTTTGGTGTTATCTCTGGCTCGAAAGGATTAGCGCGCGCGTGAAGGAAGTTTGCAAACAGACTTAAGAAGCTAAAAAAAATAAAGCCTGCTTTTAAATAATTTAGACAAACACCAAAAGTCTGAAAAACTCGCAAAGCCTCTCCCTCCTTGTAAATTACTAAAAATTTTAAGGCTCTAATCCTCTAAGTTCAAAAATTTCTTTCTGAATCTTCGCATTTTGCTTTTGCAGAGAATCTATCTCTTCAATGAACGCATTTTGCTGATATTTTAGCTTTAATAAACTTCGCAAGGAAATATCGCCAAAAAGTAGTATCACACCATAGCTAAAAAGTCCAAGTACGATGCAAAATGCCACCAAAAAATAGCGATTAGTTTCAAACCATCGCCGAAGTTTTGAAGGTGTGTCAAAAAGCTGCATAAAAGTTTCTTATTTTTTGAAGAGTTTCGCACCCAAATATTCGCTGTTTGAAATCTCTGTTTCAATTTCAAGCAGGCGGTTGTATTTGGCAATGCGCTCGCTTCTAGCAGTCGAGCCTGTCTTAATCTCGCCTGTATTTAGCGCGATAGCAAAGTCTGCGATGAAAGAATCCTCGCTCTCCCCACTTCTATGACTCATAATGCAACGATACGCATTGCGTTGTGCCAAGCGCACGCAATCCATTGTTTGCGTAATCGTGCCTATTTGGTTTGGCTTGATAAGCACCGCATTTGCGATATTTTGTTCAATGCCTTGCGCGAGAATCTTCTTGTTTGTCACAAACAAATCATCGCCCACAAGCTGAATCTTACCACCTAGCTTTTGTGTGAGGAACTTCCAACCCTCCCAATCATCTTCACTCAAGCCATCTTCGATTGAAACGATAGGATATTTTTCCACCATTTGCACATAATATTCCACAAGCTCTTGACTACTTAGCTTGCGCCCTTCGCCCGCGAGATTATATATTCCAGAATCTTCGACTAGCTCGCTACTTGCCACATCAAGTGCGATGGCAATATCGCTCCCGGGCTTATAACCGGCTTTTTCAATTGCTCGCAAAATGACTTCGATTGGCTCTGTATTGCTTTTTAGATTTGGTGCAAAGCCACCTTCATCGCCGATACTTGTAATATGCTTTTGCTCACTTAGGATTTTTTTCAGATTCTGATACACTTCCGCGCTTGCCCTTAGAGATTCACTAAAGCTCTCAAAGCCAAGTGGCATAATCATATATTCTTGAAAATCCACGGTGTTTTCAGCGTGCGAGCCACCATTGATGATATTTAGCATCGGCACTGGCAATACAATCGCATTTGCCCCGCCCAAATAACGATACAAAGGGATATTTTGACTTTTTGCCGCAGCCCTAGCAATTGCCATTGAAACACCCAAAGTCGCATTTGCACCGAGTTTTGAGTAATTTTCCGTCCCATCTAAATCTCTTAGCGTAATATCAATAAGCCCTTGATCAAAGGGACTAGCACCCACAAGTGCTTCGCTTATGTTTAAGTCGATATTTTCACACGCCTTGAGTACACCTTTGCCCAAAAAGCGATTTTTGTCTCCATCGCGTAGTTCTAGCGCCTCTCTTTTGCCAGTGCTTGCGCCACTTGGGACGATTGCGCTTGCTTTTGTACCATCGCTCAAAAGCACGACTGCCTTTATTGTTGGATTCCCACGAGAATCCATTACTTCTTGTGAATAAATCTTACTAATATGCACCATTTTTAACTCCTTATGTTTTTATTACATTTCATCTTGTGGCTCATCAGGCAGTGGCAGAATCTCATCTTTTGTGCCGATTTGCTCTTTTATTTTTGCTGTGATTTCTTGTGCGATATTTTGATTTTCGCGCAAGAAAATTTTCGCATTTTCCCTACCTTGCCCCAATTTAACATCTTTATAAGAAAGCCACGCACCACTTTTATCAACAATATCAAGTTTGATTCCATAATCGATGATTTCACCCTCTTTGCTTATACCTTCCCCAAACATAATATCAAACTCCGCTTCTCTAAATGGTGGTGCGACCTTGTTTTTGACGACTTTTGCTTTGGCACGATTGCCGATATTTTGGTCGTTTTGCTTCAAAGTTGCTATGCGACGAATATCAATGCGCACACTTGCATAAAACTTCAGCGCATTTCCACCTGTGGTGGTTTCTGGACTGCCATAGCCCATAGTGCCGATTTTCATACGGATTTGGTTGATAAAAATTAGCGTGGCGTTCATTTTATGCAAAATCCCTGTAATCTTACGCAACGCATGGCTCATAAGGCGTGCCTGCAAGCCCACATGCTGATCCCCCATATCACCTTCAATTTCCGCGCGTGGCGTGAGCGCAGCTACGGAATCTATCACGATTAAATCCACTGCACCGCTTCTTGTGAGCGTTTCTAGGATTTCAAGTGCTTGCTCGCCATTGTCTGGCTGAGAGACGAGGAGATTTTCTGTATCCACACCAAGATTTTTTGCGTAATACACATCTAGCGCGTGCTCTGCATCGATAAATGCCGCAATGCCACCATTTTTTTGGCATTCTGCGACAATCTGCAAAGAAAGCGTGGTTTTACCGCTAGATTCTGGTCCATAAATTTCAATAATGCGCCCCTTTGGCACACCACCAATGCCTAGCGCCATATCAAGCCCGAGCGAGCCTGTGGAGATTGCATCGATTTTTTCTACCTGCTTGTCGCCCAAGCGCACAAGCGCACCCTTGCCAAAAGCCTTATCAATTTGCTTGAGCGCAAGGTCAATAGCCTTCTGCCGCCTTTCATCTATTGCCATTATTGTATCCTTAAGATTTGAGATTTTGCGAGTCTATGAAACGGGGGGGGATTCTATCTTAAGTTTCTAAAATGTCAAATATATTTTAGCGCGCAAAGCTTTTGATAAAAGAGTTTCAATAGCCAAAATTGCGCATTTGGCGAGCAAAAATTTTTCACATAGTTGCTAAAATAGGGCTTTATAATTGATAAAATTTGTCGCTTGAGCCCGAAATGTGCCTAAATTCTTGACTTTGTAAAAAAAAGTTATTAAAATGCACGCGCCTTTTAAAAAATTTTCATTCGAGGAGTTTGTTATGAACAAAGCTGATTTCGTAGAATTGGTAAAAACTGCGGGCAAGTTTGAAACCAAAAAAGACGCTGAAAGGGCGGTAAATGCTTTTACTGAAGCTGTAAGCAAAGCACTTTCTAAAAAAGAAAGCGTTGAACTAGTAGGTTTTGGTAAATTTGAAACTGCTGTGCAAAAAGCAAAAACAGGTAAAGTGCCCGGCACAAACAAAACTTACACTACAAAAGAAAAGCGTGTTCCTAAATTCAGACCGGGTAAAGGTCTAAAAGATTTAGTAGGCAAAAAATAAATTTTACTGCAAGCTGGGGTTTAAAGCCCTAGCAACTTCTTAGATTCTCTAACTGCAACTTCGCAAATCCACTTTATAAATCCTTAGATTCTGTCTTTGTTTTATTTTTAAAATTGATTGTATTAATGTGGGTATTACATAAATCTTATCACAGGTGAGAGATTTATTAGAATGGTGTTAAAACGTTGCAAATCCCAAAATGCTTGCGGTGAAAATACACGCGCTTTCGCTTCTTAAGGTGTAGGTGTGCTTGATTTGCGCGCGTGTGGTGTTGGAAGATTGTAAGAGTGCGCGCTCATTTTCACTTAAGCCTCCCTCTGCACCGATAAGCACACTCGGACGCACGCTCATTGTTTTAAGCACATAATCTAGTGTAGGGGCTGGAAAATCAAGCGCGATAATATTTTGATATTTTTGCAACACTGCTTGCAAGCTTGGCAAAAATTCAATCTCTAAAAGCTCATTTCTTCCGCACTGTTCGCAAGAATGGATAAGAATCTTGCGCAGGCGCATCTCATTTAACACAATATTTTTTTGTGAAAAATCCGCGTAAAAAAAGCTAAGTTTCCCCACACCTAATTCATTCAAAAAAGGCAAGGTTTTTTCAATTACTTTAGAATCTACAACTGCCCAAATGATATGCGTGCGCGCATTTGAGCTAGAATCTGCACCATTTGCTAGCTCACACACAAAATCCACAAGCTCTAAACGTGCCTTATTGCGTGAAAGCGTGGTGATTTTGTATTCGTATAGATTCCCATCGGCTAGATTTGAAAGGATAAGATTTTTTTCTTTCTGCCAACGGCGCGATTTGAAAATATGCGTATAAGATTCCCCCTCCAAAGTTAGCTCTTTTTTGCCAGCGCATACATCATACAAAAAGCGCATTACACAAAACACACAAGTAAAATAAGCGCATAAAAAAGCGCTTCCAAAAAATAGAGAATCTTTGCAAATTTGATATATCTTTGCATCGCTTCCAAACTCGTCCTTTTAGCAATCTTTAGTATTTTTATGCGCATAATCTCGCCAACAAGCACAAGAAAGCAAAACATGCTCATCAAAATAGTACCAAAGCCAAAACTCTGCGGACTAAAAAGAATGATATTTAGCCCGCTTAAAAGCGCGACAGAAAAGAGAAAAAAGATTAAAGGCATACAATACCAAATCCTTTTATTAAGTTGAATAAGGTTTTTATGAAAAAAAAGATGATAGAGATTGAGCACAATTGGCACGATGAAAAAAAATGCGAAAATTTTGTGGTAAAACACAAGCCCTTGTAAAGATTCCAAAAGTGCGAGAGATTGCATAGATGTATCTAAATGCGTAAATTGCTCTATTGGTTCCATAGATGTGCGTCCTTGTGGGGTAAGATTAACTTTAAAATTCTATTATTACAAAATTTTTTTAACGAGCAGATTCAGGGAAAGATAAGGGAAAAAGATGTCAAAACAAGCTGTGCTACTTTTTAATATGGGTGGACCAAATAGTTTGTATGAGGTTGAGGGTTTTTTAAAGCAGCTTTTTAACGACCCGCATATTTTGGGGATTCGCAATAATTTCCTTCGTAGAAATCTCGCAAATTTCATCGCAAACAAACGCCTAGAGGAAGCAAAGAGGAATTATCAAGCTATCGGCGGTTGCTCGCCAATTATTACTCACACGCTCAATCTCACAAATATGCTTAACGCGCTAGATTCTGCGCGCTTTTATACCTATTGTATGCGCTATACGCCACCATTTGCAAAAGATGTGCTTGCGGATTTACAGAATCAAAATTTTAGCTCGCTCGTGCTTTTTAGTATGTATCCGCAGTATTCCACCACCACGACTAAATCCTCCCTTGTCTCAATCCAACAAGCACTAAGCGAGTTAAAATTCACCCCAAAAATCAAGGTGATTGAGCGTTACTTTTCACATTATGGATATAATAAGCTTATCATCTCACATATCAAAAAAGCCCTTAATGGCGTAGATTCTAAGGATTTCACGCTTATACTTTCTGCTCACGCCCTGCCTCAGAGCCTTGTAAAAAAAGGCGATACTTATCCGCAAGAATGTGAGCATAATCTCGCAATGCTCAAAGAAATGCTTGATACACGACAACTGCATTTTAAAAATATTTTGCTTACTTATCAATCAAAAATCGGACCTATTAAGTGGATTGGTCCGGCCACGCAAGAAGTGCTTAAGTCCTTGAAAAACGACAAGGTGTTGATTTTCCCGCTGTCTTTTACGATTGATAATTCTGAGACGGACTATGAGCTTGCTATTGAATGCAAGCATCTAGCGCAACAAAATGGTATTAAAGATTTTCGCGTAGCAAGTTGCTTTAATGATAGTAGCGAGTTTGCGCAATTTATCGTAGATATGGTGGAGGAATCTACTCAGAATCTTGTGTGAATTTTGGCGCAGGATTCTAGGTAGGATTCTTAGAGATTTGCAAAAAATAATTTATAAAAATAAAAGGGGGCTTACAAAGTGAAAAAGGCTTTGAGATTTCATAAATTGCGAGTGTTTTATTGCGTATTTTTTGCGCTATTTGGGGTGTTGTTTTTGGGGTGTGAGGATTCTAAAGTCGAGTTTTCAGATTCCAAAGGTACGCCACAATCGCGCATACAAGAGATAGAATCCCTTGATAAAGCAAGCTATGCAGGTTTAGAAGATGTCTTTTTAGATACAAAGCTTATCACACCAGATAGCAAGCCTCTTGTGCTTGTTTTTGGCAAAAATAACTGCACTTATTGCGATAAATTTAAAGATAATCTCAAAGTAGATTCTGAAACAAAAGAGCTTTTGGCACAAGATTTTTCGGCGTATTATATTAATATTGATTACACCAAAACGCACGAGGTGAAGTTTGGCGATGACAAAAATGAGCCACAAAAAAGCGTGTTTATCCAAACGCTTGATTTAGCCAAACAATATCAAGTGCGTCCAACGCCGACTTTTATCTTTACAGATTCTTTGGGAAATGCGTTTTTTGCCTATCCGGGATTTTTGAAGCCAGCGCAGTTTAAGGCACTTTTAGAGCGTATAAAAGACATTAAAATTGTGCAAAAAGATTCCCTCAATGCACTTTCAGATGAACTTTTTAAGCTTGTAGAAAATGCGCAATAGCAAAATGCGCGATAACACCACCTCAACTTTTAAGGAGAGAAAATGAAAAATTCCACGTTTGCACGCACGCTTGTCCTGTTGTTTGCCAATATGCCTTTGGTGCTACTTTTGATTGCGATTTATGCCATAGCTTGTGGTGTCGCGACTTTTATAGAATCCGCACAAGGCTCGCTTGTAGCGCGCGCAAGTGTGTATGGGACTTGGTGGTTTGAGATGCTTCATATTTGGCTACTGCTTAGTCTTGTTGGCTGTTTTCTCACTTCAAAATCGTGGCAACGCAAAAAATACGCCTCACTCGCACTTCACTTTTCATTTATCCTTATTATTTTTGGCGCTGGAGTTACGCGCTATATGGGATTTGAAGGCACAATGCCGATAAAAAATGAACAAAGCTCAAATAGAATCTACTCAAGTGAGCCCTACCTCATTATTCAAGCTTTTGACAAGAGCACACAACAATTTCAAGGCGTGGAAATTGAGATGATTGCTCCAGCGCGCAAATATTACATTCTCAATCTTTTTGACAAAGAGTTTTTGCTAAAATTTGGCGCATTGGAGCACAAAGAAAGCGAGTTTGGTATGCCTTACACAACGTTAGAGCTTGAAATTTTAGAATCTAAAGAAAAACTTACTTTGTCTGATAAACTCTTTGGTGTGGGAAAAGAAGAGTGGGAAAACGCCACAAAGCTTGAAATTATCCAATCCCAACTTGGCGATATTCCAGAGCAGATTCACACAGAAATTGGCGAAAAAGTATTCATCATCGGTTGGGGGAGCAAGATTATCGCGCTTCCTTTTAAAATCTATCTTGATAAATTTGTGCTTGATCGCTATCCGGGTTCGCAAATGCCCTCATCTTACGCATCTTTTGTAAAAGTCGAAGATAGCGCAAATAATACGCAAAAAGAGGCAAAGATTTTTATGAACAATGTGTTGGATTATGGCGGTTATCGCTTTTTTCAAAGCTCGTATTTCCCAGATGAAAGCGGGACGATTCTATCTGTCAATAATGACCCCGGCAAGCTCCCAACCTACATTGGCTATGCACTTTTAATGCTTAGTTGCATTTGGCTACTTTTTGATAAAAATTCGCGTTTTAATGCCTTAGCACGTTTTGTGAAATCAAAATCAAGCCTTGCGTGCGCGAGTGTATTACTTTGCCTTAGTCTTTTACCGCAAACCACCTATGCGCAAAATGCGCTAGATTCTCAAAATACACAAAGAGAGCAAAGCACGCAAAACATACAATCCCAGCAAGCCTCACAAGATTCCAATCATCATTCACAAAAGCCCACACAAGAGGAAGTTGCACAATTTATCGAGCTTATAAAGAAAAATTCCAAAGCCTTTAGCGAGGATTTTGGCAAGGTGTTAATGCAGGATTTTGATGGGCGCATTAAGCCACTAGATACTATTGCAGCGGATTATATCCACAAAATGACAGGCAAGGACCACTTTTTAGGACTTAGCAACACGCAGCTTTTTTTAGCAATCCTTATCGCACCTGAATATTTTAGGGAAGTCAAACTCTTAAAAAGCAAAAGTCCGGAATTGCGCGAACTTCTAGGTAATGATCCTAAAAAGGCGTATATCGCGCCCATTGATGCGTATTTGCCTGATGGTACTTATGTTCTTGCAAACTATGTAGAGCGCGCAAATCAAAAACCCCTCAAAGAACAAAATACCTTTGATAAAGATGTGATCGAATTTAACGAAAAGCTTTATGTTTTTGGGTTGATTTATTCCACAAAAGCCTTGCGCGTGCTACCTGATGTAAAAGAAAATGTGCAAGATTGGTATGATGTTGATAGCGTGATTGTCAAAGCGGTGATGGAAAAAGACAATGCGACCTACGCGCGCGTGTATAAAATCGCAGAATCTCTCTCGCGTGGATTTTTACTCGGTGTGGAGCAAAATAATTGGGAGCTTGGCTACAAAGGTTTAGAACTCTTGCAAGAGTATCAAAAAGAGTATGGTAGTGATTTACTAATTTCACATGGTAGGATAAAAGCAGAGATTTGGCTTAATAAAACGCGTCCATTTGAAAAACTAACTTTTCCTTATTTAATCTTTGGCTTTGGGCTTTTTATCATCACGCTCATCGCAATTTTACGCAATAAAGCAGTAAATAAAAAGTTTAAGCTCACTTTTTACACACTCATCGCACTCTGCTTTATCCTGCATTCTATCGGACTTGTTGTCCGCTGGTATGTGAGTGGGCACGCACCTTGGAGTAATGCGTATGAATCAATGCTTTACATCGCGTGGGCGGCGGCACTCTCTGGCGTGGTGTTTTTTAGAAAGTCCTCTCT from Helicobacter himalayensis harbors:
- a CDS encoding AMIN domain-containing protein: MRVFQTFGVCLNYLKAGFIFFSFLSLFANFLHARANPFEPEITPKEGIHSHKELKNEILKNIDIELPSTARIVKKVSITYQNIDGTQSVKEIELEKSIDWHYPLRLSQNAIGAQYTSENRFNLGVFEFNFNENTLFIVTKRKVLRNFLLPAPYRIVLDFDDLDKALNENLAVDKKYFKSIALTSHDDFYRITLELDGQYDYDLQAQNDGYLLRLR
- the eno gene encoding phosphopyruvate hydratase, with product MVHISKIYSQEVMDSRGNPTIKAVVLLSDGTKASAIVPSGASTGKREALELRDGDKNRFLGKGVLKACENIDLNISEALVGASPFDQGLIDITLRDLDGTENYSKLGANATLGVSMAIARAAAKSQNIPLYRYLGGANAIVLPVPMLNIINGGSHAENTVDFQEYMIMPLGFESFSESLRASAEVYQNLKKILSEQKHITSIGDEGGFAPNLKSNTEPIEVILRAIEKAGYKPGSDIAIALDVASSELVEDSGIYNLAGEGRKLSSQELVEYYVQMVEKYPIVSIEDGLSEDDWEGWKFLTQKLGGKIQLVGDDLFVTNKKILAQGIEQNIANAVLIKPNQIGTITQTMDCVRLAQRNAYRCIMSHRSGESEDSFIADFAIALNTGEIKTGSTARSERIAKYNRLLEIETEISNSEYLGAKLFKK
- the recA gene encoding recombinase RecA; translation: MAIDERRQKAIDLALKQIDKAFGKGALVRLGDKQVEKIDAISTGSLGLDMALGIGGVPKGRIIEIYGPESSGKTTLSLQIVAECQKNGGIAAFIDAEHALDVYYAKNLGVDTENLLVSQPDNGEQALEILETLTRSGAVDLIVIDSVAALTPRAEIEGDMGDQHVGLQARLMSHALRKITGILHKMNATLIFINQIRMKIGTMGYGSPETTTGGNALKFYASVRIDIRRIATLKQNDQNIGNRAKAKVVKNKVAPPFREAEFDIMFGEGISKEGEIIDYGIKLDIVDKSGAWLSYKDVKLGQGRENAKIFLRENQNIAQEITAKIKEQIGTKDEILPLPDEPQDEM
- a CDS encoding HU family DNA-binding protein — encoded protein: MNKADFVELVKTAGKFETKKDAERAVNAFTEAVSKALSKKESVELVGFGKFETAVQKAKTGKVPGTNKTYTTKEKRVPKFRPGKGLKDLVGKK
- a CDS encoding RsmE family RNA methyltransferase, which gives rise to MYDVCAGKKELTLEGESYTHIFKSRRWQKEKNLILSNLADGNLYEYKITTLSRNKARLELVDFVCELANGADSSSNARTHIIWAVVDSKVIEKTLPFLNELGVGKLSFFYADFSQKNIVLNEMRLRKILIHSCEQCGRNELLEIEFLPSLQAVLQKYQNIIALDFPAPTLDYVLKTMSVRPSVLIGAEGGLSENERALLQSSNTTRAQIKHTYTLRSESACIFTASILGFATF
- the hemH gene encoding ferrochelatase — translated: MSKQAVLLFNMGGPNSLYEVEGFLKQLFNDPHILGIRNNFLRRNLANFIANKRLEEAKRNYQAIGGCSPIITHTLNLTNMLNALDSARFYTYCMRYTPPFAKDVLADLQNQNFSSLVLFSMYPQYSTTTTKSSLVSIQQALSELKFTPKIKVIERYFSHYGYNKLIISHIKKALNGVDSKDFTLILSAHALPQSLVKKGDTYPQECEHNLAMLKEMLDTRQLHFKNILLTYQSKIGPIKWIGPATQEVLKSLKNDKVLIFPLSFTIDNSETDYELAIECKHLAQQNGIKDFRVASCFNDSSEFAQFIVDMVEESTQNLV
- a CDS encoding thioredoxin fold domain-containing protein, with the translated sequence MKKALRFHKLRVFYCVFFALFGVLFLGCEDSKVEFSDSKGTPQSRIQEIESLDKASYAGLEDVFLDTKLITPDSKPLVLVFGKNNCTYCDKFKDNLKVDSETKELLAQDFSAYYINIDYTKTHEVKFGDDKNEPQKSVFIQTLDLAKQYQVRPTPTFIFTDSLGNAFFAYPGFLKPAQFKALLERIKDIKIVQKDSLNALSDELFKLVENAQ
- the ccsA gene encoding cytochrome c biogenesis protein; the protein is MKNSTFARTLVLLFANMPLVLLLIAIYAIACGVATFIESAQGSLVARASVYGTWWFEMLHIWLLLSLVGCFLTSKSWQRKKYASLALHFSFILIIFGAGVTRYMGFEGTMPIKNEQSSNRIYSSEPYLIIQAFDKSTQQFQGVEIEMIAPARKYYILNLFDKEFLLKFGALEHKESEFGMPYTTLELEILESKEKLTLSDKLFGVGKEEWENATKLEIIQSQLGDIPEQIHTEIGEKVFIIGWGSKIIALPFKIYLDKFVLDRYPGSQMPSSYASFVKVEDSANNTQKEAKIFMNNVLDYGGYRFFQSSYFPDESGTILSVNNDPGKLPTYIGYALLMLSCIWLLFDKNSRFNALARFVKSKSSLACASVLLCLSLLPQTTYAQNALDSQNTQREQSTQNIQSQQASQDSNHHSQKPTQEEVAQFIELIKKNSKAFSEDFGKVLMQDFDGRIKPLDTIAADYIHKMTGKDHFLGLSNTQLFLAILIAPEYFREVKLLKSKSPELRELLGNDPKKAYIAPIDAYLPDGTYVLANYVERANQKPLKEQNTFDKDVIEFNEKLYVFGLIYSTKALRVLPDVKENVQDWYDVDSVIVKAVMEKDNATYARVYKIAESLSRGFLLGVEQNNWELGYKGLELLQEYQKEYGSDLLISHGRIKAEIWLNKTRPFEKLTFPYLIFGFGLFIITLIAILRNKAVNKKFKLTFYTLIALCFILHSIGLVVRWYVSGHAPWSNAYESMLYIAWAAALSGVVFFRKSSLALCSASFLAGITLFVANLGDMNPQIGNLVPVLKSYWLNIHVSVITASYGFLGLCFVLGIITLVLFTLRSSKRKNIEDSILSLSAINEMSMLFGLFLLTAGNFLGAIWANESWGRYWGWDPKETWALISIGVYVIILHLRFCGFKNMPLIFASASVLGFFSVLMTYFGVNYFLVGMHSYAQGEAASIPGYIYIMVACVAALIALAVFKNKNAPLEIKL